Within Lentisphaerota bacterium, the genomic segment GCGACACACTCGTTGACGTGTTCGGCGGATCAGCGGCGGTCACGCTCAACGCGGGATTCACGAAGCGGATCTACAACGACGCCGACGGGGATCTGGTCAACCTCTTCCGCGTCATCGCAGATCCGGCCACCCGGGCGCCGTTGCTTCACCGGCTGCGCTGG encodes:
- a CDS encoding DNA adenine methylase, coding for MISLIPYIGGKHRISGVVAGHLRASGCDTLVDVFGGSAAVTLNAGFTKRIYNDADGDLVNLFRVIADPATRAPLLHRLRW